One Phaseolus vulgaris cultivar G19833 chromosome 2, P. vulgaris v2.0, whole genome shotgun sequence DNA window includes the following coding sequences:
- the LOC137811998 gene encoding helicase-like transcription factor CHR28 isoform X3 — protein sequence MDADISLHVATSSDSTIGQGSHASSDFIDYHGSSTYYKGMHNGPFIADSSLRILPNGFCSQLPDDEMMNNMKAKNVDLNADITCMSSGMPSNTTGWMSFLDLSDNVYPSFHSSKGNFDDMSSLSLSACDSYMPYGDHYQNNFHCEDAKFNVGQSVKQTPGIFSSVGCQAYQFFEIEDNYAVIPGISNQNQDSNGGIASFQGNVDNLNLQAANISLPHAHALITSEKQFGSVKREGGVQHKLVDSHLSKGKIKNFHVEEDPDVCIIEDISHPAPTSRSTITGNFSSISQSSGYANPQSYMVGSTKLKACDERNILRVALQDLSQPKSELNLPEGLLAVPLLRHQRIALSWMVQKEASSLYCSGGILADDQGLGKTVSTIALILKERPPLLNGCTNAHKSELDLNLDVDDDVLPQNGRVKEESNICEDKSSRYPVKSMNLLNQAKGRPSAGTLIVCPTSVLRQWAEELRSKVTSQTNLSVLVYHGSNRTKDPYEVAKYDVVLTTYSIVSMEVPKQPSADKDDEEKGNVEDQAVSSRKRKCPSNSSKGGKKRSDGTVPEANARPLAKVAWFRVVLDEAQSIKNHKTQVARACWGLRAKRRWCLSGTPIQNAIDDLYSYFRFLRYDPYDVYISFCSKIKNPISRNPTNGYRKLQAVLKTIMLRRTKGTLLDGEPIISLPPKYIELKKVDFSMEERDFYYKLEADSRAQFQEYADAGTVKQNYVNILLMLLRLRQACDHPLLVKRYNSNSLWRSSVEMAKTLPQEKQISLLQCLEASLALCSICNDPPEDAFVSVCGHVFCNQCICEHLTGDDNQCPAANCKNPLSTSRVFSKATLNSCLSDQGCDNSPGCSGSEAEEFEPWSQSQPYESSKTKAALEVLKSLCKPQSYTSKSSSEHSTFRKDNDCPGNPSNADNGKSFIDSHEHQNLSDDNRCHGDSVTVVGDKAIVFSQWTRMLDLLEACLKKSSINYRRLDGTMSVVARDKAVKDFNTLPEVSVIIMSLKAASLGLNLVVASHVLMLDLWWNPTTEDQAIDRAHRIGQTRPVSVLRLTVKDTVEDRILALQQKKRMMVASAFGEDGTGDRQSRLTVDDLKYLFMM from the exons ATGGATGCTGATATATCTTTGCATGTTGCAACTTCATCTGATTCTACTATTGGTCAAGGTTCCCATGCTTCAAGTGATTTCATTGACTACCATGGATCTTCAACTTATTACAAGGGAATGCATAATGGACCCTTTATTGCTGACTCTTCTCTTCGTATTTTGCCAAATGGTTTTTGCTCTCAATTGCCAGATGACGAAATGATGAATAACATGAAGGCCAAAAATGTGGATTTAAATGCTGATATTACATGTATGAGTAGTGGCATGCCCTCAAACACTACTGGGTGGATGTCTTTTCTAGATTTAAGTGATAATGTTTATCCATCTTTTCATTCTAGTAAAGGTAATTTTGATGACATGTCATCACTGTCTCTTTCAGCTTGTGATTCATACATGCCATATGGAGACCATTACCAAAACAATTTCCACTGTGAGGATGCTAAGTTCAATGTAGGCCAATCTGTGAAACAAACACCTGGTATTTTTTCTTCTGTAGGGTGTCAGGCTTACCAATTTTTTGAGATTGAAGATAATTATGCAGTTATACCTGGGATATCCAATCAAAATCAAGATAGCAATGGTGGAATTGCTAGTTTTCAAGGAAATGTGGACAATTTGAATTTACAAGCTGCAAATATATCTTTGCCCCATGCCCATGCACTAATCACCAGTGAGAAGCAGTTTGGTTCTGTTAAGAGAGAAGGAGGAGTTCAACATAAACTTGTTGATTCTCatctttcaaaaggaaaaattAAGAATTTCCATGTTGAGGAAGACCCTGATGTTTGCATTATTGAAGACATCAGTCATCCTGCTCCGACAAGTCGATCTACAATCACTGGGAATTTCTCTAGTATTTCTCAATCTTCTGGATATGCCAATCCTCAGTCTTACATGGTTGGAAGTACTAAGCTGAAGGCATGTGATGAGCGTAATATATTACGAGTTGCATTGCAG GATCTATCTCAGCCAAAGTCAGAACTTAATCTACCAGAAGGGTTGTTGGCAGTTCCTCTCTTAAGGCATCAG AGAATTGCTTTATCATGGATGGTTCAAAAGGAAGCATCAAGTTTATATTGCTCAGGAGGAATTCTTGCAGATGATCAG GGACTTGGAAAAACAGTATCAACTATTGCATTGATATTAAAGGAAAGACCTCCATTACTTAATGGGTGCACCAATGCCCACAAAAGTGAATTGGATCTGAATCTGGATGTGGATGATGACGTGCTTCCTCAGAATGGTCGAGTAAAGGAAGAATCTAATATTTGTGAGGATAAGTCAAGTAGATATCCAGTCAAGAGCATGAATTTGCTAAACCAAGCAAAGGGAAGGCCATCTGCCGGGACCCTTATTGTTTGTCCCACTAGTGTCCTACGTCAATGGGCAGAGGAGTTGCGTAGCAAGGTAACTAGTCAAACAAATCTCTCTGTGCTAGTGTACCATGGAAGCAATCGGACAAAAGATCCTTATGAGGTTGCTAAGTATGATGTTGTTCTAACAACTTATTCCATTGTCAGCATGGAGGTTCCTAAGCAGCCTTCAGCTGACAAAGATGATGAGGAAAAAGGAAATGTTGAAGATCAGGCTGTATCAAGCAGGAAAAGAAAATGTCCCTCTAATTCTAGTAAAGGTGGCAAGAAGAGATCAGATGGAACAGTTCCTGAGGCTAATGCTCGACCGCTTGCAAAGGTGGCATGGTTTAGGGTTGTCTTGGATGAGGCCCAAAGtataaaaaatcacaaaactCAAGTTGCAAGGGCCTGTTGGGGTCTTCGTGCGAAGCGAAGATGGTGTTTGTCAGGGACTCCTATCCAGAATGCAATTGACGATCTCTACAGTTACTTCAGATTTTTAAGATATGACCCGTATGATGTCTATATATCATTTTGTTCTAAAATTAAGAATCCAATTAGCAGAAATCCAACAAACGGATATAGAAAGCTACAAGCTGTCTTGAAGACTATAATGTTACGCCGGACCAAGG GTACACTTCTTGACGGGGAACCTATTATTTCCTTGCCGCCTAAATATATTGAGCTGAAAAAAGTTGATTTTTCAATGGAGGAACGTGATTTCTATTACAAACTAGAGGCTGATTCACGTGCACAGTTCCAG GAATATGCTGATGCTGGAACTGTCAAGCAAAATTATGTCAACATTTTGCTGATGCTCCTGCGCCTCAGACAAGCTTGTGATCACCCTTTGCTTGTGAAGCGATACAATTCAAACTCTCTATGGAGATCTTCAGTTGAGATGGCAAAGACACTTCCTCAGGAAAAACAAATCTCTCTTCTGCAATGTTTAGAGGCTTCTTTGGCCCTCTGTAGTATTTGTAAT GATCCTCCTGAAGATGCGTTTGTTTCAGTTTGTGGCCATGTTTTCTGTAACCAATGCATATGTGAACATCTTACCGGTGATGACAACCAGTGCCCTGCTGCAAATTGTAAAAATCCACTGAGCACATCTAGGGTATTTTCAAAAGCCACTCTGAACAGTTGTCTTTCTGACCAGGGTTGTGATAATTCACCTGGTTGCTCTGGTTCCGAAGCTGAAGAATTTGAGCCTTGGTCTCAAAGTCAGCCATATGAATCTTCAAAAACAAAGGCTGCACTTGAGGTTTTGAAGTCACTGTGTAAGCCACAGTCCTATACATCAAAAAGCTCTTCTGAGCATAGCACTTTCAGGAAAGATAATGATTGCCCTGGGAACCCCTCCAATGCTGACAATGGGAAATCCTTCATAGATTCTCATGAGCATCAAAATTTGTCTGATGATAATAGATGCCATGGTGATTCAGTTACTGTCGTAGGGGATAAAGCTATAGTGTTTTCTCAGTGGACGAGGATGCTAGATTTGCTTGAAGCGTGTCTCAAGAAATCTTCTATTAATTATAGAAGGCTTGATGGAACAATGTCAGTTGTTGCAAGAGATAAAGCTGTTAAAGATTTTAACACTCTTCCCGAG GTATCAGTTATAATTATGTCTTTGAAGGCTGCCAGTCTTGGTCTAAACTTGGTGGTAGCTTCCCATGTTCTTATGCTAGATTTATGGTGGAATCCTACAACTGAAGACCAAGCAATAGATAGAGCACATCGAATTGGGCAGACTCGTCCTGTGTCTGTCTTGAGATTAACTGTGAAAGATACAGTTGAAGATCGAATTTTAGCTCTGCAG CAAAAGAAGAGAATGATGGTTGCATCTGCTTTTGGGGAGGATGGAACTGGTGATCGTCAGAGTCGCCTCACTGTGGAtgatttgaaatatttattcatGATGTGA